The Acinonyx jubatus isolate Ajub_Pintada_27869175 chromosome D1, VMU_Ajub_asm_v1.0, whole genome shotgun sequence genome includes a window with the following:
- the THAP12 gene encoding 52 kDa repressor of the inhibitor of the protein kinase isoform X3 has translation MGKQNIPLDGHETDGLPEGLFTPDNFQALLECRINSGEEVLRKRFETTAVNTLFCSKTQQKQMLEICESCIREETLREVRDSHFFSIITDDVVDIAGEEHLPVLVRFVDESHNLREEFVGFLPYEADAEILAVKFHTTITEKWGLNMEYCRGQAYIVSSGFSSKMKVVASRLLEKYPQAVYTLCSSCALNMWLAKSVPVVGVSVALGTIEEVCSFFHRSPQLLLELDNVISVLFQNNEEKGKELKEICHSQWTGRHDAFEILVDLLQALVLCLDGINSDTNIRWNNYIAGRAFVLCSAVTDFDFVVTIVVLKNVLSFTRAFGKNLQGQTSDVFFAASSLTAVLHSLNEVMENIEVYHEFWFEEATNLATKLDIQMKLPGKFRRTQQGNLESQLTSESYYKETLSVPTVEHIIQELKDIFSEQHLKALKCLSLVPSVMGQLKFNTSEEHHADMYRSDLPNPDTLSAELHCWRIKWKHRGKDIELPSTIYEALHLPDIKFFPNVYALLKVLCILPVMKVENERYENGRKRLKAYLRNTLTDQRSSNLALLNINFDIKHDLDLMVDTYIKLYTTKSELPTDNSETIENT, from the coding sequence atgggaaaacaaaacatcCCTCTGGATGGGCATGAAACTGATGGACTCCCAGAGGGTCTCTTTACCCCGGATAACTTTCAAGCACTCCTGGAGTGCCGGATAAATTCTGGTGAAGAGGTTCTGAGAAAGCGCTTTGAGACAACAGCCGTTAACACATTGTTCTGCTCGAAAACACAGCAGAAGCAGATGCTAGAGATCTGTGAGAGCTGCATTCGGGAGGAAACCCTCAGGGAAGTGAGAGACTCCCACTTCTTTTCCATCATCACTGACGACGTAGTGGACATAGCAGGAGAAGAGCACTTGCCTGTGCTGGTGAGGTTTGTTGATGAGTCTCATAACCTGAGAGAGGAATTTGTGGGCTTCTTGCCTTATGAAGCTGATGCAGAAATTTTGGCTGTGAAATTTCACACCACGATAACTGAGAAGTGGGGATTGAACATGGAGTATTGTCGTGGCCAGGCTTACATTGTGTCCAGTGGattttcttccaaaatgaaaGTTGTTGCTTCTAGGCTTTTAGAGAAATATCCCCAAGCTGTCTACACACTTTGCTCTTCCTGTGCCTTAAATATGTGGTTGGCAAAATCCGTGCCTGTTGTGGGAGTATCTGTTGCATTAGGAACCATTGAGGAAGTCTGTTCTTTCTTCCATCGATCTCCACAACTGCTTTTAGAGCTTGACAATGTCATTTCTGTCCTCTTTCAGAACAATGAGGAAAAGGGTAAAGAACTCAAGGAAATTTGCCATTCTCAGTGGACAGGTAGGCACGATGCTTTCGAAATTTTAGTGGACCTCCTACAAGCACTTGTTTTATGTTTAGATGGTATAAATAGTGACACAAACATTAGATGGAATAACTATATAGCTGGCCGAGCGTTTGTACTCTGTAGTGCGGTAACAGATTTTGATTTCGTCGTTACCATTGTTGTTCTTAAAAATGTTCTATCTTTTACAAGAGCCTTTGGGAAAAATCTCCAGGGGCAAACCTCCGATGTCTTCTTTGCAGCCAGTAGCTTGACTGCAGTACTGCATTCACTGAATGAAGTGATGGAAAATATCGAAGTTTATCATGAATTTTGGTTTGAAGAAGCCACAAATTTGGCTACTAAACTTGATATTCAGATGAAGCTCCCTGGGAAGTTCCGCAGAACCCAGCAAGGTAACCTGGAATCTCAGCTAACCTCCGAGAGTTACTATAAAGAAACTCTAAGTGTCCCAACAGTGGAACACATTATTCAGGAACTGAAAGATATATTCTCAGAACAGCACCTCAAAGCTCTTAAATGCTTATCTCTGGTGCCCTCTGTCATGGGACAGCTCAAATTTAATACATCGGAGGAGCACCATGCTGACATGTACAGGAGTGACTTACCCAACCCGGACACACTCTCAGCTGAGCTGCATTGTTGGAGAATCAAGTGGAAACACAGAGGGAAAGATATAGAGCTTCCATCCACCATTTATGAAGCCCTGCATCTGCCAGACATCaagttttttcctaatgtttatgcATTGCTGAAAGTCCTATGCATTCTTCCTGTGATGAAGGTTGAGAATGAACGCTATGAAAATGGGCGAAAGCGTCTCAAAGCATACCTGAGGAACACTTTGACAGACCAAAGGTCAAGTAACTTGGCTTTGCTTaacataaattttgatataaaacATGATCTGGATTTAATGGTGGACACCTATATCAAACTCTATACAACTAAGTCAGAGCTTCCTACAGATAACTCAGAAACCATTGAAAATACCTAG
- the THAP12 gene encoding 52 kDa repressor of the inhibitor of the protein kinase isoform X2 — protein sequence MPNFCAAPNCTRKSTQSDLAFFRFPRDPARCQKWVENCRRADLEDKTPDQLNKHYRLCAKHFETSMICRTSEDEIRTLKQKKIDETSEQEQKHKEINNSNAQNPSAEEGGEEQDEDILPLTLEEKENKEYLKSLFEILILMGKQNIPLDGHETDGLPEGLFTPDNFQALLECRINSGEEVLRKRFETTAVNTLFCSKTQQKQMLEICESCIREETLREVRDSHFFSIITDDVVDIAGEEHLPVLVRFVDESHNLREEFVGFLPYEADAEILAVKFHTTITEKWGLNMEYCRGQAYIVSSGFSSKMKVVASRLLEKYPQAVYTLCSSCALNMWLAKSVPVVGVSVALGTIEEVCSFFHRSPQLLLELDNVISVLFQNNEEKGKELKEICHSQWTGRHDAFEILVDLLQALVLCLDGINSDTNIRWNNYIAGRAFVLCSAVTDFDFVVTIVVLKNVLSFTRAFGKNLQGQTSDVFFAASSLTAVLHSLNEVMENIEVYHEFWFEEATNLATKLDIQMKLPGKFRRTQQGNLESQLTSESYYKETLSVPTVEHIIQELKDIFSEQHLKALKCLSLVPSVMGQLKFNTSEEHHADMYRSDLPNPDTLSAELHCWRIKWKHRGKDIELPSTIYEALHLPDIKFFPNVYALLKVLCILPVMKVENERYENGRKRLKAYLRNTLTDQRSSNLALLNINFDIKHDLDLMVDTYIKLYTTKSELPTDNSETIENT from the exons AGTGAAGATGAAATCAGgacactgaaacagaaaaaaa TTGATGAAACTTCTGAACAggaacaaaaacataaagaaataaacaacagcaaTGCTCAGAACCCCAGTGCAGAAGAAGGGGGTGAAGAACAGGATGAAGACATTTTACCTCTAAcccttgaagagaaagaaaacaaagaatacttaaaatctttatttgaaattttaattctaatgggaaaacaaaacatcCCTCTGGATGGGCATGAAACTGATGGACTCCCAGAGGGTCTCTTTACCCCGGATAACTTTCAAGCACTCCTGGAGTGCCGGATAAATTCTGGTGAAGAGGTTCTGAGAAAGCGCTTTGAGACAACAGCCGTTAACACATTGTTCTGCTCGAAAACACAGCAGAAGCAGATGCTAGAGATCTGTGAGAGCTGCATTCGGGAGGAAACCCTCAGGGAAGTGAGAGACTCCCACTTCTTTTCCATCATCACTGACGACGTAGTGGACATAGCAGGAGAAGAGCACTTGCCTGTGCTGGTGAGGTTTGTTGATGAGTCTCATAACCTGAGAGAGGAATTTGTGGGCTTCTTGCCTTATGAAGCTGATGCAGAAATTTTGGCTGTGAAATTTCACACCACGATAACTGAGAAGTGGGGATTGAACATGGAGTATTGTCGTGGCCAGGCTTACATTGTGTCCAGTGGattttcttccaaaatgaaaGTTGTTGCTTCTAGGCTTTTAGAGAAATATCCCCAAGCTGTCTACACACTTTGCTCTTCCTGTGCCTTAAATATGTGGTTGGCAAAATCCGTGCCTGTTGTGGGAGTATCTGTTGCATTAGGAACCATTGAGGAAGTCTGTTCTTTCTTCCATCGATCTCCACAACTGCTTTTAGAGCTTGACAATGTCATTTCTGTCCTCTTTCAGAACAATGAGGAAAAGGGTAAAGAACTCAAGGAAATTTGCCATTCTCAGTGGACAGGTAGGCACGATGCTTTCGAAATTTTAGTGGACCTCCTACAAGCACTTGTTTTATGTTTAGATGGTATAAATAGTGACACAAACATTAGATGGAATAACTATATAGCTGGCCGAGCGTTTGTACTCTGTAGTGCGGTAACAGATTTTGATTTCGTCGTTACCATTGTTGTTCTTAAAAATGTTCTATCTTTTACAAGAGCCTTTGGGAAAAATCTCCAGGGGCAAACCTCCGATGTCTTCTTTGCAGCCAGTAGCTTGACTGCAGTACTGCATTCACTGAATGAAGTGATGGAAAATATCGAAGTTTATCATGAATTTTGGTTTGAAGAAGCCACAAATTTGGCTACTAAACTTGATATTCAGATGAAGCTCCCTGGGAAGTTCCGCAGAACCCAGCAAGGTAACCTGGAATCTCAGCTAACCTCCGAGAGTTACTATAAAGAAACTCTAAGTGTCCCAACAGTGGAACACATTATTCAGGAACTGAAAGATATATTCTCAGAACAGCACCTCAAAGCTCTTAAATGCTTATCTCTGGTGCCCTCTGTCATGGGACAGCTCAAATTTAATACATCGGAGGAGCACCATGCTGACATGTACAGGAGTGACTTACCCAACCCGGACACACTCTCAGCTGAGCTGCATTGTTGGAGAATCAAGTGGAAACACAGAGGGAAAGATATAGAGCTTCCATCCACCATTTATGAAGCCCTGCATCTGCCAGACATCaagttttttcctaatgtttatgcATTGCTGAAAGTCCTATGCATTCTTCCTGTGATGAAGGTTGAGAATGAACGCTATGAAAATGGGCGAAAGCGTCTCAAAGCATACCTGAGGAACACTTTGACAGACCAAAGGTCAAGTAACTTGGCTTTGCTTaacataaattttgatataaaacATGATCTGGATTTAATGGTGGACACCTATATCAAACTCTATACAACTAAGTCAGAGCTTCCTACAGATAACTCAGAAACCATTGAAAATACCTAG